A segment of the Zingiber officinale cultivar Zhangliang chromosome 8B, Zo_v1.1, whole genome shotgun sequence genome:
AGGTAATAGGCATCAGACGCTAATATTAAATTTTCAGACACGATAAGACTGAAGGTAATTAGCACTCCATGAACGATCCAACCTTCTACCTTGAACGTCCTGTAAGTAATAGGCACCAGACGCTAATTTTTTAATGACCTTACAAGAGTCATCCCACTGAGGTGCTAATTTAATTACTTCTCCTATCGATCTGATCCTTTTCCATACTAAATTCCCTTCTCCGAAAAAGCGAGAGATCACCTTCTTATCATAGTTTTACCACATCCTTTATCGGTATGCGGTTAACCAGACGGTCATCCTATCACGGATTTCATTGATAAGATCCAACTTTAAAAACCGTCGCACCGCATTATCAAGGTCATACAATAACCGACGGATGGACGAGACCCCAATCTCCTACCTGCATTGACGCTGAACATAGTTTGtttactgtttttttttttcgtCTAAAGATATTAAGTTCATGATAAAACCGTGTTTAGCACGTGTTAAACAAAAACTTCAGAATTAACCAAAATATAACTACTGAAAAAAGATTAGTTTACTACTCATTACTATCTCTGCAACAGATCACCTTAACATATTAGTTTCTATTCATTACCATATCTTTTCTCGAAGCTAAAGTTCGCCACACTCACTCTGAAGAGCACCAGTATGCCACTTATTTGCATGTAGAGTAATTCTGCACAAGCTTTTATGGCATCCTAATGCTTTAAGAAGGTACCGGCCAACTTATTCAGTCCGGAGAGCTTTGGATATGCCTCCAATTGTGCGTGGAGTCGTCCTGCAACACCCTCCAATCAGACGAGCCCCGGCCTCATGCCACGATCTAACATAAGAAACAAAATCCTCATCGGTGACGCCGGTGCACACCTGAGTGAATCAAAGGATCACACCATTAGAGCATTCAAGTCATCAAGAAGTATCTCTTTTTACTTGTCTACGGGTGTCGGATGTGACTTACCACCCATTCCTTTTTGTCAGCATCATATCTTTCTCCGCTGTTTGGATATATCAAAATGGGCTTCTCGGTCACCTGCAAACACAGGAGACAGAAGTTTCAGAAGTACATTATTGCAAATTTGATATGGTTGTGACTAAACAGATACAAATAAGATGAATGCAACTTAGCTTGGTGCATTTTGGCAGATTTAACTATATAGACAGAAAGGCATTCATTTACCATGTTTGCCTTAAATTTAGGATATTAATTAGGGTTACCCTGCAATATGTCTTTCCATCTTTCTGTGTTTATTTGTATGGAATTGAAATACGGCTTCCGTATTCGACTTGTTCAACCTATCCTATTTTATTGGTCCAACCTTCTTGATCTAACAGAACTTTCTATTCTGCCCATTTGGTTTAACCAACTTGCTCTCCCACTGCACTTGATTAGAAGACCCAGCTAACCGTCTAGACGCCTCACCCAGTCAAATGGATTCATGCGACCACTTTGTTCGAATAATTTAACCAGCTCAACTAAACCATCCGTTTTGATTGACTCATCTGACCCATCAACCATCCTAACTTGACCAAACCAATTAATTGAGCTGAATAGATGAGAAATAGTCATTCCTGAACTAAGTTAGTGGTATAGAAATCGATATTTAATTGTTACAACCAAGAATATGAATCCTTAAGTTTAAAGCAAGTAGTGTGTTATAACAAGAGAAATTTTTGCAGTTTGGAATGTTTAGAGTTTGATATCTGTAAACTTGTGGATAATAAATGACAACAGCAGTATTTTTCATGATGACTTAAATGGCTAAGACAACAAAACATTGCTAAATAACAGGCACTTAAGGACTTGTGAAGACTCGCGCAAGATGAACATAATAACAAGTGACCATAAGAAGTGTAACCACCAGACATATAGTAGAAATACCTTTTTTATAGAGAGAATTAACCCCTCGATGAATCTCGGAGGGGTACAGTTTATTCCAACTGCAATGACCTTCTTACATGCATCAGCGATAGAAGCACACTCGACCATTGAATCACCGCTGACCACGTTAACACCATCCTTTGAGTTAAAAGAAAACCAAGCTGGAGTATTTATGTTACCTTCCTCAAGAAGTTCAGCATATGCCTGTGAGGTTAAGAAGGATTTTACAAAGATAATGATTAAGTTGCTAGTAAGCTGCAAAAGTcgagataggatatcaaaaagtCAGGATCATATGTTTAGTTCTAATTTACATAGTAAATTGTATGACCAGGACAACACTGGTGATGCATAACACCacatttctttctttattctcaGTTTAATGGACTCATGGACAGGATAAGCAAAGTAGTGACCCGTGTGTTCTTGACAGATAATGAAACTGTAAATAACACTTCATGACAGATAGGCAAGCAAACTAACGGATAGAACTTTTTTTTAGGTGATTAAGTTACCACttcactgaaaaaaaaaaattcctaatgCCTCCTGAGGTGGCTGCCTTTGAACCCAACCTTTCCCTGCCTCTACACTCTACAGGTGATCTATGACTTTTTACATGACAAACAAATAAACTATCACAAGATAACTGAATGCTTAGCATGCAACGGTTTCAAAGGAACATAGAACACGATAGTGAGAGGCGGACTATCATAGCATTATCCATGTGCAATCTAAAATCGACAGTGATTCACTGAGTCTTGGGGTCGTTTACAAATTAGCCAAAGTGCGACAGAATGGTGATTACATGTTAAACAAGTGTTGGAAGTTTGATTATGTATGTTTGATAAAGAATTAGACAAAGATCTTTCAGCGTCCAAGTTAAACCAAAGTATCTTATACCAGAAATTATGGCAAGGATCTTAGGAAGGTTATTCTTTTTGTATCCAAGTACAGTTAAAGCGCCTATACGGATGATGTTCGAGGTTCCAAGGAGAAGAACCTAATGCAACATCAGAGGTCTCATAGCTGATGTGCAAAGAGTGAAAACACTTACTAAAATCAAGGAAAGTGAGAACAATTATAACTAACACATATCTGTCAATTATAAGTACCTGAGCTTCCAGTTTATTGGGAATTGTTTCAAAAGCAATCAAGTCAGCACCTGATTCAGCAAGGACCTCAACTCGTCTCCTGTGAAATTCCTTCAATTTTTCTAGGGTCATTTCTTTGCAATAAATTCCACTGCAGATATCAATTACTCGTCAGCAGAATGACAAGTCGAAAAGGGCAAGAATCTTAATAACACTTCTTAGTTGAATGACCTATACTCAGAACCATCTGCTAAGTATGCGCCATAGCTTCCAACAGAAGCTGCCACTAAAATCGAAGGTTTCCTCTTTTCAATATTTTTATCAGATTCATTTAATTCCTCGTAAAATAATTCACGTGCTTCACAAGCAATTTCAACACTTTTCCGCAATAAGGCTTCACTTTCTTCTGAAGTAAATCCCCTTGACATAAAACCCTGAATAGTAGCCTGCTTCAACAGAAGTTAGGATAAACAGAAATGCACGAGAAAGAACTGATCGCTGAAATCATAAGGGAAAAAAGAAAAACCTGATAAGATGACGTAATTATAACATTTGCACCAGCTTTAAGATAATCCAGATGAACCTGTTTTTTTAGGAGAATTAGATAAAGATGCTTCAAGATGCCACATGCATTAAATGCTGATTTTTGAAGGCCAAGCAAATAAATAAGCAACCAATCTGCtttaagcaaaaacaaaaaatgGATAGCATACTATTAATAATCATAGGGTTCATACAATAGACCCTTCCCCAGATCCCACGCTGATGGGAGTTTCGTGCCCCGGACTGCCCTTTATACTATTAATAATCATATGGCAAGTTATTTGTAACAGCTCCCACATTGTTGACCCACCGCCTTTCTTATACTAGACTTCGTTGTTGTTTATTTTgaagggagagaagaaaaatcCATAGAATTCCAAAGAATATAAGCAAGTTCAGTTTGTGATATTTGTCATGACAAATGTGTTACAGTACGTTGCAAAAAGGCCAGTAAAATTTGATAACGTTGCTAGTGGTTTAATATTATACACATTCCCAACAAAAATTCTAGGGCTTTTGTCCTACATAAGCTCGCTTCAAAATATGACAAAACCTATGTAACCATCTAAAGGAAGCATTTAGCATAAGTGAAAATACAGAAGCACAACACTTGCTTCAGAAGATAGAAAGGTAGAGAAGGACTTCTATGATCGAGTGCATCTGTTAGAGATGGGAAAAAGTTATTTTCAAGTCATGGGTAAGATAGTAATCagataataaaattatcaagCTAACGAAGAAATGCTATCTGACCTACCTACAAATGCTTACAATCTCTGCTATAACTGCCTGTAAGCCCTCAAATGACTCAATGTGTTGCAATTCAAAAATGATCCAATGGTTCAGAATTTGCTAGGACGTATGCCAAACAGTCAAATTTCTGAGTTTGCATTTCCTATCAACATGTTGGCTGAACAATTTGTCGCAGCCTTAGGATTCCATAATTGAAAGGCTATTTCCATTAATTGATGCCAAGTCATGTACATGGAAATGCAGCAGCCTTAGCATTGTGCCAAGGATTTCAACAAAAAAACTGAAGCAAAGTGATGCTCAAACCTGGTAAGGTTCTAACTCGCCTAAAATTAGTTTGCTTGACGGATACTTGTTAAATCCACATCAAACACAATGTATTTAAGTAGATGCATATCATGAGATCTCCaaaaataagtaaaataatcTACTTTAGTCCTATAATCATCAAGTTAGCAGACATGAGAAACTACTTTTCACCATGGATGAAAGGCAATCCATTCAAACTGAATGAATGCCAGATGTGTTATGAATTAGAAACATCAACAAGAGCCTTGTAACATCACAGGATCAGTGTAGTTTTTATGAATTAGAAACATCAACAAGAGCTTTGTAACATCACAGGATCAGTGTAGTTTTTTTATTAGTGTTTCTCCTCGTTCAACCAGCACAACAGAGAaccaatataaaaataattttaaaaccctAGAATGTTTTTCAATTACAAATCCATTCAATTTACtcttcaaaaataaaaattaaactatgCGTTGGTTAATCGAAGCCAAACAAAAATCCAATTTTTGACACCTTTCCTTAGCGTACGGTGGCTACAATGCTatccaagcaaaaaaaaaaaaaaatctatctttTCCAATGATCGCAACTTTGGCACAACCCGATCGAGCAGCCGCTGcggaaagagaaaaggaaatgatCGATTACCTTCCGGATGAGATGGGGGGAACTGATGAGGCACTTGGCGCTCCAGAGCGGATCGTTCAGATCCGCTCCGTTGGCCTCGAGCTCCGTCGCGAGTCCGCCGTCGATCACCGCGCATTCCCCGACCTCCCGGAGGAAGTCCCTCATCAGCGCTGGCGATTCGTCGCGGAGCACAAGCCCCATCGCGCCTCTCTATCGCACACGTAACCAGAGGAACAAGAAAAAGGCGGAGGAGAAGAAGCAAGCGAGCAACAGGTGGCGAACGAGCGCTACAAGAGCAGAGGGCGTCGCCGACTCGCCGCCATGGGTGGCTTACAGGGTACTCATTATTGATCCTTCCTATTCGGCAAAATTCGGGCCCCATTCCTTTTCCAACTCGAAATGCACGGTACAATTCTGGGCGACGTCGACGTACTAAAAATAATTATAAGGGTTCTCGATCTAGGCTTTGTTTGTTTGCTAAGATTTTGCTACCTTCGTTTGCGACCAAGCGACGTACCGACCTTACAATTAGCTAACTTTGTGGGCCccacataaaaaaaaaagttcGGTCGGTCTGGTAGCTGAGCGAGGGCGGTCACTAGAGGTGACAGATAAGTAGATGACGTTACAACGTAGAGAAGAAACGTGTCAATGGATTTCCATTGCCAGTTGCCACGTCACATGAGATAAGATTGAAAAATATCTTTGCAAATAAGTGCTCGATTTGTTTGCGTGAGTAAAGCTCAGTGTCCAGGAATTACTGGgtgtttaggtttttttttttataattcaactATTCAATTTTTTCAAATCTATTTATTTTAAGGAATCGATTTGAGTTTTCTAATGTTCATCCAAatacaaaatattaataaaagCTCGTCTAAATAATTAACATTCTTAgattatttgattattttttactgGAGAAAAATTTCTTATAATACCCTGTAGAAAAGACACGAATGTTTGATTCCCTAGTTATCGATTGAATGTCGTAACGATTGTACCATTTTTTTTTGAGACggtatttttactttttattcaTTTAAGATGGTCGTCCTCCTAAAAGACTTCCCAAATCTACATTATAATCAACCTCTAATAATCAaagtaatttaattatttaattaaataatttcatTGTTTTCACTAAAAATTATGTCTTTCAAattgatatttttcaaaaagaaaagtctAATAACTTGTGAGccggtggtaaggacggaggACCCTCGTTGGTGGGAGGTCAACGACAcctggaggtcaatggtcaagggggtcaaccccaaggtcgtgccgagcggacagGGGTCATGCCGAGCAGACTGACGGGCCGACCAAGCatccggtcgaccgaacgtccagcCATGGGTCTCCCAGGCCGTACGAAAGATAGCCCGCCTAGGGGTTGAGTTTCCGATGCTCTGGAccgagcggacaggccgctcggccgagccacaggacaataaagtgcaatcccatccgagcacatgagcagggcttccccgcccggtcTAAGGCACCGGAGCATTCTCGGAGCCATGAGCGTCGAGCGGCTGGTCtgctcggcccgggaaca
Coding sequences within it:
- the LOC122016989 gene encoding homocysteine S-methyltransferase 2-like; the encoded protein is MGLVLRDESPALMRDFLREVGECAVIDGGLATELEANGADLNDPLWSAKCLISSPHLIRKVHLDYLKAGANVIITSSYQATIQGFMSRGFTSEESEALLRKSVEIACEARELFYEELNESDKNIEKRKPSILVAASVGSYGAYLADGSEYSGIYCKEMTLEKLKEFHRRRVEVLAESGADLIAFETIPNKLEAQAYAELLEEGNINTPAWFSFNSKDGVNVVSGDSMVECASIADACKKVIAVGINCTPPRFIEGLILSIKKVTEKPILIYPNSGERYDADKKEWVVCTGVTDEDFVSYVRSWHEAGARLIGGCCRTTPRTIGGISKALRTE